The Pedobacter roseus genome contains a region encoding:
- a CDS encoding FecR family protein, which translates to MDERYYKLIEDYSKKTIGSEDLTDLLIWVGSSQQNQQIFRETLQAFEAADYSLKKPVNQQKSWSAIQQHIEKSADQAPIVKKISYRKYFTIAAAIVVIAFLPVLYFNTYQPKKAEVVAYNEIYNPRGQKRLVTMPDGSNIYLNGDSKIRYALNFNTTSKRIVYLEGEAFFDVQHRTKQPFIVHTGKVSTTVLGTSFNINAYPSLKNITITVQTGKVGVLFKNKDKTSPVQFLLPNEQLTINKNNGQTTKKLVNAIDFDSWREYKIFFYDKPLSEIAEVIAREYDLDIEIKTEALKEVKLTAKFDKCSAKQIMDVIAKLSDSKYKIYESKVIIY; encoded by the coding sequence ATGGACGAACGTTACTACAAATTAATAGAAGATTACAGCAAGAAAACCATTGGCAGTGAAGATTTAACTGATTTACTGATTTGGGTTGGAAGCAGTCAGCAGAATCAGCAGATTTTCAGGGAAACTTTACAGGCCTTTGAAGCAGCAGATTATTCCCTGAAAAAACCCGTTAATCAACAGAAAAGCTGGTCGGCCATTCAGCAACATATCGAAAAAAGTGCTGATCAGGCACCAATTGTAAAGAAGATCAGCTATCGTAAGTATTTTACTATAGCTGCTGCGATAGTGGTTATCGCTTTCTTGCCAGTGCTCTATTTCAATACCTATCAGCCAAAAAAGGCAGAAGTTGTGGCTTACAATGAAATTTACAATCCGCGTGGGCAGAAAAGGCTGGTGACCATGCCCGACGGTTCTAATATCTATTTAAACGGCGACAGTAAAATTCGTTACGCACTCAATTTTAATACCACCAGCAAACGGATTGTTTATTTAGAAGGAGAAGCTTTTTTTGATGTGCAACACCGCACCAAACAACCTTTTATAGTACATACCGGGAAAGTAAGCACTACTGTTTTGGGTACTTCATTTAATATTAATGCTTATCCATCTTTAAAAAACATCACCATCACCGTGCAAACTGGTAAAGTAGGGGTGCTGTTTAAAAATAAAGACAAAACATCACCTGTTCAGTTTCTTTTACCAAATGAACAGCTTACCATTAATAAAAACAATGGGCAAACGACCAAAAAGCTAGTAAATGCGATCGATTTTGATAGCTGGAGGGAATACAAAATCTTTTTTTACGATAAACCCCTGAGCGAAATTGCTGAAGTTATTGCACGTGAGTATGACCTTGATATTGAAATTAAAACCGAAGCTTTAAAAGAAGTAAAGCTTACCGCAAAATTTGATAAATGTTCGGCAAAGCAGATTATGGATGTAATTGCAAAGCTATCGGACTCAAAATATAAAATCTATGAAAGTAAAGTAATCATTTATTAA
- a CDS encoding SusC/RagA family TonB-linked outer membrane protein, with product MKINTRWIKKFHQYPSKVMVIMAIMMLNLLSFSLCTHAQSDKKFLFEADGMTLKKAFETLEKLSGNHIAYNNNQLDDQKRVYVSRGTRSVYEVLDLLLKGLPFTYKSGGAGNILITSKNTSTGNLSGKVVDENNEPIPAATIKIVELNVLGQTNNNGSFSFNVAPGIYTVEARFISYEIAKRQQVKVNVGGTTNVNFKLVQADNSLNEVVVTALGIKRQEKALGYAVTKIDSNQLTDAVSTNWTDALSGKVAGLNLIRSNSGPAGSNKIILRGENNLTGDNEALIVLDGVVINNSGGRRTANSSDGVYGTGSDNMPADYGSSINDINPEDIESVTVLKGPGAAALYGQRGANGAIIITTKSGNSKHKKVNIRFTSNGSFEEVNRWPDMQYEYGQGLDGAAYYSYGASADGASTSGTSSAYGPRFDGQMFFQYDPVTQTGGKTRTPWVPYKNQIRDFFSTGENLTNSLSLDGRYKNTTARFSVTNQNNTWIVPNTGIERTTLTLSTNTDVTSKLKIATKINYGNRFSDNLPGAGYGNQSLMYWFIFWQPNASLDWIKNYWANGQENRVIKYPFSSFPENPYAVVDEFINRTGRNNITANIQASYQFTKELSLLLRSSIDYSNERRAQDRPYDSGSRLPKGSTRQQHINAQETNIDFLLRYDKKISKNFSINATLGGSELRNKYNKSDLRADGLTVPDIYDLTNNLYPLISIPDTSRYRINSFYGVLSTNYKNYWYVELTGRKDWSSVLATATRTDNVGFFYPAISTSFVLSEFFKLPKAISFAKLRASVSQVGSGGTTPYRTAYTYSLASNGTYPDSSLVNPTILPNENLKPLKTTTYEVGTEVSLFKGRLGFDVAVYAGNTKNQILTRIVDRSTGYNQALINAGQVNNTGVEVALNGTPVVTKGGFKWTMNATFASNSNVIKALTDSSIILRTGPVAGGQIVAKVGGSMGDLYGRGYVRDPQGNVVYDATTGFAKITNDVVYLGNTMPKYKFSIGSTFAYRNISLSVLFDAQVGAVAHSLLNYKMVEQGKLTSTLPGRYNGIVGNGVVQLANGSYVPNTTVAYDIDEYYRSHAGADNAEGSTFSTDFIKFREASLNYKFNPRFLKRLGLSTATFGVYGRNLFIWSPWPMFDPEFGTLSGSDIVTGFEIGQFPSTRTFGFNLSIGI from the coding sequence ATGAAAATTAATACCCGATGGATCAAAAAATTCCATCAGTATCCCTCAAAAGTTATGGTGATTATGGCCATAATGATGTTGAATCTGCTCTCTTTCTCATTATGTACCCATGCACAAAGCGATAAGAAATTTCTGTTCGAAGCGGATGGCATGACACTAAAAAAAGCTTTTGAAACTTTAGAAAAGCTCAGCGGCAATCATATTGCCTATAACAACAACCAGCTCGATGATCAGAAGAGGGTTTATGTTTCAAGAGGAACAAGATCTGTATATGAAGTGCTCGATCTGCTTTTAAAAGGCTTGCCATTTACTTATAAGTCAGGCGGCGCAGGCAACATCCTCATTACCTCAAAAAACACATCTACAGGCAATCTTAGCGGTAAAGTTGTTGATGAAAACAATGAACCGATACCGGCTGCAACAATAAAAATTGTAGAGTTGAATGTATTGGGACAAACCAATAACAATGGAAGTTTTAGTTTTAACGTAGCACCTGGCATTTATACAGTAGAGGCAAGATTTATTTCTTACGAAATTGCCAAAAGGCAACAGGTAAAGGTGAACGTTGGTGGAACCACTAATGTTAATTTTAAACTGGTGCAAGCTGATAATTCATTAAACGAAGTGGTGGTAACTGCCTTAGGTATTAAGAGGCAGGAAAAAGCTTTGGGTTATGCGGTAACTAAAATTGATAGTAACCAGTTAACGGACGCTGTTTCTACCAACTGGACGGACGCTCTTTCGGGCAAGGTTGCAGGTTTAAATTTGATCAGATCAAACAGTGGTCCTGCGGGTTCAAACAAAATTATTTTAAGGGGCGAAAATAACCTGACTGGTGATAATGAAGCGCTAATTGTTTTGGATGGGGTAGTAATCAATAATAGTGGTGGCAGACGTACAGCCAATAGTTCAGACGGTGTTTATGGTACCGGAAGTGATAACATGCCTGCCGATTATGGAAGTTCTATCAACGATATCAACCCGGAAGATATTGAAAGTGTAACTGTATTAAAAGGTCCGGGTGCTGCCGCTTTATATGGACAACGTGGTGCAAATGGAGCGATTATCATTACCACAAAATCGGGTAACTCAAAGCATAAAAAAGTAAATATCAGATTTACTTCCAACGGGTCTTTCGAAGAGGTTAACCGCTGGCCTGATATGCAATACGAGTATGGTCAGGGACTAGATGGTGCAGCCTATTATTCGTATGGTGCAAGCGCCGATGGTGCAAGTACAAGTGGAACCAGTTCGGCTTACGGACCACGTTTTGATGGCCAAATGTTTTTCCAATACGATCCGGTGACACAAACTGGGGGTAAAACCAGAACACCCTGGGTGCCTTATAAAAACCAGATCAGGGATTTCTTTAGCACAGGCGAAAATTTAACCAACTCACTGAGTTTAGATGGACGTTACAAAAACACCACTGCCCGTTTTTCGGTTACCAACCAGAACAATACCTGGATTGTACCCAATACCGGAATAGAGCGTACTACACTTACCTTATCAACCAATACGGATGTTACTTCTAAATTAAAGATTGCCACCAAAATCAATTATGGCAACAGATTTAGCGATAACCTGCCAGGTGCGGGTTATGGTAACCAATCGTTAATGTACTGGTTTATTTTCTGGCAACCAAACGCAAGCCTGGATTGGATCAAAAATTATTGGGCAAATGGACAGGAAAATAGAGTAATTAAATATCCGTTTAGTTCCTTCCCGGAGAACCCTTATGCAGTAGTTGATGAATTTATCAATAGAACCGGACGTAATAATATAACGGCAAATATTCAGGCCAGTTATCAGTTCACAAAAGAGTTAAGTTTATTATTAAGGTCTAGTATTGATTATTCAAACGAGCGACGTGCGCAAGACCGTCCTTACGATTCAGGTAGTCGTTTGCCTAAAGGTTCAACGCGTCAACAGCACATTAATGCGCAGGAAACCAACATCGATTTCCTTTTAAGATATGATAAAAAAATCAGTAAAAATTTCAGTATCAACGCCACTTTGGGCGGAAGTGAGCTAAGGAATAAATACAATAAATCGGATTTACGTGCTGATGGTTTAACCGTTCCTGATATCTACGATTTAACCAATAATTTATATCCATTAATTTCTATTCCTGATACCAGCAGATATAGGATTAATAGTTTTTACGGGGTTTTATCTACCAACTATAAAAATTACTGGTATGTAGAACTTACGGGGCGTAAAGACTGGAGCAGTGTATTGGCTACAGCAACCAGAACTGATAATGTAGGCTTTTTCTATCCGGCAATCAGTACCAGTTTTGTGCTTTCAGAATTCTTTAAATTGCCAAAAGCTATCAGTTTTGCTAAATTAAGGGCTTCAGTTTCGCAGGTAGGTAGCGGTGGTACCACACCTTACCGTACAGCTTATACCTATTCGTTGGCATCGAACGGCACTTATCCTGATAGTTCGCTGGTAAATCCGACCATCTTACCAAACGAAAATTTAAAACCGCTTAAAACAACCACTTACGAGGTAGGTACTGAAGTGAGTTTATTTAAAGGAAGGTTGGGATTTGATGTTGCGGTTTATGCCGGAAATACCAAAAACCAGATTTTAACCCGAATTGTGGACCGCTCAACAGGGTATAACCAGGCGTTGATCAATGCAGGGCAGGTAAATAATACGGGTGTTGAGGTAGCCTTAAACGGCACACCAGTTGTCACAAAAGGAGGTTTTAAGTGGACGATGAATGCCACTTTTGCTTCAAATTCGAATGTAATTAAAGCCTTAACCGATAGCTCAATTATTCTACGTACCGGTCCTGTAGCTGGCGGCCAGATTGTAGCAAAAGTTGGCGGAAGTATGGGCGATTTATACGGCAGGGGATACGTTCGCGATCCGCAGGGCAATGTGGTTTATGATGCTACAACAGGTTTTGCAAAAATCACGAATGATGTAGTATACCTTGGCAATACCATGCCAAAATACAAATTCAGTATCGGAAGTACCTTTGCTTACAGAAACATCAGTTTAAGCGTGTTATTTGATGCACAGGTTGGCGCTGTTGCACACTCTTTGTTAAATTATAAAATGGTTGAACAAGGTAAATTAACCAGCACGTTGCCAGGCAGGTATAATGGTATTGTAGGTAATGGAGTGGTTCAATTGGCCAACGGTTCATACGTTCCAAATACAACTGTTGCTTATGATATTGACGAATATTACCGCTCGCATGCTGGTGCAGATAATGCCGAGGGCAGTACATTCAGTACCGATTTTATTAAATTCAGGGAAGCTTCTCTAAACTATAAGTTCAATCCACGTTTCCTGAAAAGGCTGGGGCTATCAACAGCTACCTTTGGCGTGTATGGCCGTAATCTTTTCATCTGGTCGCCTTGGCCAATGTTCGATCCGGAGTTTGGTACGCTTAGCGGTTCTGATATCGTTACCGGATTTGAGATCGGTCAGTTCCCGTCAACCAGAACGTTTGGTTTCAATTTATCAATTGGCATATAA
- a CDS encoding SusD/RagB family nutrient-binding outer membrane lipoprotein, whose amino-acid sequence MKKNLYKIIAVLLVSVTTLSSCDKNFQEVNTDPINILSTTPDKLLAPALVNTLTYGMIRNRNFNNELMQVTVSISDGDGTVFRYEYRSTFSDYLWNAWYVQLTNFKDIYKLAGKPGMENKSYQGISLICQSWVYSMLSDTYGDIPYFQSNQGNTGVLEPKFDKQKDIYLDMFKKLEEANTLLSAGTAITPSSDPVFKGDVAKWRKFCNSLYLRLLLRVSGKSEVSAQAIAKIKEIIDTNPGNYPVMANNSESATLPWTGLTGTDPFVNPYVNGVRVQDFRSPAIGSFFIEHLRDWADPRIDANAPNGDGGVNRLGIAQGPQGYSGVPSGYAVGAGVVKQAYFYSYDQALGSSTYGAKSLQQSAKTGILMNYAELQFILAEAALKGWINGSAVNYYNAGIANAINYWVPAFTTSTTSAAFTKYVTDADIDWDNTQSMDGKMEQIHLQKYFALFLVDMQQWFEYRRTGHPILPKGTGLRNGGVMPARMTYPVYVQSANPTNYQLAVAEQGPDAINTNVWWQKP is encoded by the coding sequence ATGAAAAAGAATCTATATAAAATTATTGCAGTTTTGCTGGTGTCGGTTACTACACTTTCCTCATGCGATAAAAACTTTCAGGAGGTTAACACCGATCCGATCAATATCCTTTCAACAACACCTGATAAATTATTGGCGCCAGCCCTGGTTAATACATTAACCTATGGCATGATCCGCAACCGTAATTTCAATAACGAACTGATGCAGGTAACTGTAAGTATCAGCGATGGTGACGGAACGGTATTTCGGTACGAATACAGAAGTACCTTTTCTGATTATTTATGGAATGCCTGGTATGTTCAGCTAACCAACTTTAAGGATATTTATAAATTAGCTGGCAAACCTGGAATGGAAAATAAATCTTACCAGGGGATTTCTTTAATCTGCCAATCCTGGGTTTATTCCATGTTATCTGATACCTATGGCGATATCCCTTATTTCCAATCAAACCAAGGTAATACTGGTGTTTTAGAACCAAAATTCGACAAGCAAAAAGATATTTACCTCGACATGTTTAAAAAACTCGAAGAGGCCAATACATTGTTAAGCGCAGGAACGGCGATTACGCCATCAAGTGATCCGGTATTTAAAGGCGATGTTGCAAAATGGCGTAAGTTCTGTAATTCATTATACCTGAGGTTATTGTTAAGGGTGTCGGGTAAATCAGAAGTTTCTGCACAGGCAATTGCCAAAATCAAAGAAATTATAGATACCAATCCAGGGAATTATCCTGTTATGGCAAACAATAGCGAATCGGCAACTTTACCCTGGACAGGTTTAACCGGAACAGATCCTTTTGTTAATCCTTATGTAAACGGGGTAAGGGTACAGGATTTCAGGTCGCCTGCCATTGGAAGCTTTTTTATTGAGCATTTAAGAGACTGGGCCGATCCACGTATCGACGCAAATGCACCAAACGGAGATGGCGGCGTAAACAGATTAGGGATTGCCCAGGGGCCTCAGGGTTATTCAGGCGTGCCGAGTGGTTACGCGGTGGGTGCCGGGGTGGTTAAACAGGCTTATTTTTATTCCTACGATCAGGCACTTGGAAGCAGTACTTATGGTGCGAAATCTTTACAACAATCGGCTAAAACAGGTATTTTGATGAACTATGCAGAGCTTCAGTTCATTTTAGCCGAGGCTGCACTAAAAGGCTGGATCAATGGTTCTGCAGTTAATTACTATAACGCAGGTATTGCCAACGCCATTAATTATTGGGTACCAGCTTTTACTACCTCAACTACATCTGCAGCCTTTACCAAATATGTTACAGATGCGGATATAGACTGGGATAATACACAATCTATGGATGGTAAAATGGAACAGATCCACCTGCAGAAATACTTCGCGCTGTTTCTTGTTGATATGCAGCAATGGTTCGAATACCGTCGTACAGGTCACCCGATCCTGCCGAAAGGTACAGGTTTAAGAAATGGCGGCGTAATGCCGGCCAGAATGACCTATCCGGTTTATGTACAATCTGCAAATCCAACAAATTACCAGCTGGCAGTGGCAGAACAGGGACCCGATGCAATCAATACAAACGTATGGTGGCAGAAACCGTAA
- a CDS encoding DUF5689 domain-containing protein, whose translation MKKIIFYSITFLSLALTWSACKKSNYPGGVIGDYVPLYDLRNLYKGSDVTLTNENMFGSSSITGVVISDHSGKNLPEGLLIIQDKRRLGLIRGISIPIGADAAKYVPGDSVGIKVEGAILKRVNGILQVTGISSSAITKIASNVPIPPNRVGSSFILAKPNDYESTLVAIVKAGFEPGAGPNDTYAGDKTINDGFDNFTLHTEATATFANTGGLNFNGNYYGIIFNTIGANGVLKPHQRMRTIKDAVALSSTPDIASAIITGYMADAEGGDGNYEYMQFMATRDIDFEVTPFCVVVTNNAGASSPTGVFPTKGWATGADALKTPVGLVARTYKFNLTSGKVSKGEFFYVGGSSKLINGSKSKSIASSKWIRSKDYTVATPANAPAGNGDGFGLYTTGLFANSGNASGFAIFEGTTVDVNTAPIDVIFVGGGGSLYNAPSVGYKVANTDFYDKINPITLASQPYYRSGENTLCFNYQLPADQGFWNKLGGIYNPSLGKWIKARSQSDINLSTSSTIEDIEGTSLVRILNAVTGEYIRTDTIPPTRLK comes from the coding sequence ATGAAAAAGATAATATTTTATAGCATAACTTTTCTATCATTGGCCTTAACATGGTCTGCGTGTAAAAAATCAAATTATCCAGGCGGTGTAATAGGCGATTATGTACCGTTGTACGATTTAAGAAACCTGTACAAAGGATCGGATGTTACGCTGACCAACGAGAACATGTTTGGTTCAAGCAGCATAACTGGTGTGGTAATATCAGATCATTCGGGCAAAAACCTGCCTGAAGGACTGCTTATTATACAGGATAAACGTCGTTTAGGTTTAATCAGGGGTATTTCTATTCCCATCGGTGCTGATGCAGCCAAATATGTTCCGGGAGATTCTGTTGGGATAAAAGTTGAAGGAGCCATATTAAAAAGAGTAAATGGAATCTTACAGGTTACCGGTATTTCGAGCAGTGCCATCACCAAAATCGCATCCAATGTTCCTATTCCACCCAACCGAGTGGGCAGTAGTTTTATTCTGGCTAAACCAAATGATTACGAAAGTACGCTGGTGGCCATTGTAAAAGCCGGATTTGAGCCTGGCGCGGGTCCTAATGATACCTATGCTGGTGATAAAACCATTAATGATGGTTTTGATAATTTCACTTTGCATACAGAAGCAACCGCAACCTTTGCAAATACAGGCGGACTTAATTTTAACGGAAACTACTATGGGATTATCTTTAATACCATCGGTGCAAACGGAGTATTAAAACCGCACCAGAGAATGCGTACTATTAAAGATGCCGTAGCTTTGAGTTCTACACCTGATATTGCTTCGGCAATTATTACAGGTTACATGGCCGATGCTGAAGGTGGTGACGGAAACTACGAATATATGCAGTTTATGGCCACAAGAGATATTGATTTTGAGGTAACCCCATTTTGTGTTGTGGTAACAAATAACGCAGGTGCATCATCACCAACGGGTGTTTTTCCAACAAAAGGATGGGCAACAGGTGCAGATGCATTAAAAACACCTGTAGGATTGGTTGCAAGAACCTATAAATTTAATTTAACTTCAGGAAAGGTTTCAAAAGGCGAGTTCTTTTACGTTGGTGGATCCTCTAAACTGATTAATGGATCAAAATCAAAATCTATTGCATCATCTAAATGGATCAGATCTAAAGATTATACTGTAGCAACCCCGGCAAACGCACCTGCAGGAAACGGTGATGGTTTCGGTTTATATACCACAGGCCTGTTTGCCAATTCCGGTAACGCATCTGGTTTTGCAATTTTCGAAGGTACAACTGTTGATGTAAATACGGCACCGATCGATGTAATCTTCGTCGGTGGTGGCGGTAGTTTATACAATGCACCTTCAGTTGGATATAAGGTTGCCAATACCGATTTTTATGATAAAATAAATCCAATTACGCTGGCATCCCAACCGTACTATAGAAGCGGCGAAAATACTTTATGTTTTAACTATCAACTGCCAGCCGATCAGGGTTTCTGGAACAAACTTGGTGGAATATACAACCCATCTTTAGGTAAATGGATCAAAGCAAGAAGTCAATCAGATATTAACCTGAGTACATCATCAACGATAGAGGATATCGAGGGTACTTCTTTGGTGAGGATTTTGAATGCTGTAACGGGCGAGTATATCCGTACAGATACCATTCCGCCAACCAGATTAAAATAA
- a CDS encoding calcineurin-like phosphoesterase C-terminal domain-containing protein: MNRRSFIQKSTLLTTTLFVSLKSFPSSLFSVDGLVSGTVTSKGKAVAGVVISDGYSVVQTDKTGNYQLKLHELARFVWISTPSGYEFKTESSIARHYYKPDTAGKLNFDLKPLKQNDNKHNFIIWADPQVKNKKDVQQMMETSVPDTREVVKSMGKTLVHGIGVGDLVWDNFDLFPAYDEAIAQIGIPFFQALGNHDQDYRQGGDDTSDRTFQAHYGPTYYSFNRGKAHYVVLDDVRYLGVERTYDGYITPTQLEWLAKDLQLVPKDALLIICLHIPVHNSVKNNDDFYAVLKDFKNVHIMSGHTHFNKNVIKNGIYEHNHGTVCGGWWTGPICGDGTPRGYGVYEVNGTDLKWYYKSTGEDRKKQLSIYVDTLTNQKRLIANVWNYDPEWKVEYFLDGKAMGTLTTQDGFDPLSVKLYKGDKLPNPRPFVEPISTDHLFLAHFEPSVKKVKVIATDRFGEKFEAEIEA; the protein is encoded by the coding sequence ATGAACAGAAGATCATTTATACAAAAATCAACTTTATTAACCACCACCTTATTCGTTAGCTTAAAATCATTTCCTTCATCACTTTTTTCTGTAGATGGCCTGGTAAGCGGTACCGTAACGAGTAAAGGAAAAGCCGTAGCTGGTGTTGTTATTTCTGACGGCTATAGCGTGGTACAGACCGATAAAACCGGAAATTATCAGCTAAAATTGCACGAACTGGCCCGTTTTGTTTGGATCAGCACCCCGTCGGGTTATGAGTTTAAAACCGAAAGCAGCATTGCCCGTCACTACTATAAACCGGATACCGCTGGTAAATTAAACTTCGATCTTAAACCATTAAAACAGAACGATAACAAACATAATTTTATCATTTGGGCCGATCCGCAGGTTAAAAACAAAAAAGATGTACAACAGATGATGGAAACCTCTGTGCCCGATACCCGTGAAGTGGTAAAAAGCATGGGAAAAACATTGGTGCACGGTATTGGTGTAGGCGACTTGGTTTGGGATAACTTCGATCTTTTTCCAGCTTATGACGAAGCCATTGCCCAAATCGGGATTCCTTTTTTTCAGGCTTTAGGTAACCACGATCAGGATTACAGGCAGGGTGGCGACGATACTTCCGATCGTACTTTTCAGGCACATTACGGCCCAACATATTATTCTTTCAATAGGGGAAAAGCCCACTACGTAGTTTTAGACGACGTACGTTATTTAGGTGTAGAAAGAACTTATGATGGCTACATTACACCAACGCAATTGGAGTGGTTGGCCAAAGATTTACAATTGGTACCTAAGGATGCTTTGTTAATTATTTGCCTGCATATTCCGGTACACAATTCAGTAAAAAATAATGATGATTTTTATGCTGTTTTAAAAGATTTCAAAAACGTTCATATTATGTCTGGTCACACCCATTTTAATAAAAATGTGATTAAAAACGGGATTTATGAGCATAACCATGGTACAGTTTGCGGTGGCTGGTGGACAGGCCCTATCTGTGGCGACGGAACGCCGCGTGGATATGGTGTTTATGAAGTGAACGGAACAGATTTAAAATGGTATTACAAATCAACTGGAGAAGACCGTAAAAAACAGTTGAGCATTTATGTGGATACCTTAACCAATCAAAAAAGATTGATCGCCAATGTGTGGAATTACGATCCGGAATGGAAAGTAGAATACTTTTTAGATGGAAAAGCGATGGGTACTTTGACAACCCAGGATGGATTTGATCCTTTATCAGTTAAATTATATAAAGGAGATAAATTGCCAAACCCAAGACCATTTGTTGAACCCATCTCTACAGATCACTTATTTTTGGCTCATTTTGAACCTTCAGTTAAAAAAGTAAAAGTAATCGCTACTGATCGTTTCGGAGAAAAATTTGAAGCGGAAATAGAAGCCTAA
- a CDS encoding glycerophosphodiester phosphodiesterase family protein, translated as MKLKKTTILILLSAFAVKSNAQDVKFPVFSAEAHRGGRGLMPENSIEAMLNAMKIDGITTLEMDTHISKDGKVVVTHDDYLSPAFMLTPDGKDIPVTDAKKYPIFGMNYDEIKQFDLGTKYYDLFPKQKKEKTHLPLLADLIDAVQRDIKSNKRKQFFYNIETKCSESGDGITNPKPEEFVKLLMDVIIRKKITDFVVIQSFDKRTIQIIHEKYPKMKTSFLVANKKTYDENIADLGYKPFILSPVWQMVNEEFVKKAHANGVKIIPWTANTLADIQKLKAFNVDGIISDYPDILVQAK; from the coding sequence ATGAAACTTAAAAAAACAACAATTTTGATTCTTTTATCCGCATTTGCAGTAAAATCGAATGCTCAAGATGTTAAATTCCCAGTATTTAGTGCAGAAGCACATCGTGGCGGACGAGGTTTAATGCCTGAGAATAGCATTGAGGCCATGTTAAATGCGATGAAGATTGATGGCATTACCACTTTGGAAATGGATACGCATATTTCAAAAGATGGCAAAGTAGTGGTAACGCATGATGATTACCTGAGCCCGGCTTTTATGCTTACGCCTGATGGAAAAGATATTCCGGTAACAGATGCTAAGAAATATCCGATTTTTGGCATGAATTACGATGAGATCAAACAATTTGATTTAGGAACCAAATATTATGATCTTTTTCCTAAGCAAAAAAAGGAAAAAACACATTTACCGTTACTTGCCGATCTGATCGATGCCGTACAGCGTGATATCAAATCAAATAAACGCAAACAGTTTTTCTACAATATCGAAACTAAATGCAGCGAAAGCGGTGATGGAATTACCAATCCTAAACCGGAAGAATTCGTTAAACTTTTGATGGACGTGATCATCAGGAAAAAGATTACTGATTTTGTAGTGATTCAATCTTTCGATAAACGTACCATTCAGATCATCCATGAGAAATATCCAAAAATGAAAACTTCTTTTTTGGTGGCCAATAAAAAAACTTACGACGAAAATATTGCTGATTTAGGCTATAAACCTTTTATTTTGAGTCCGGTTTGGCAAATGGTTAACGAAGAGTTTGTAAAAAAGGCGCATGCTAATGGGGTAAAAATCATCCCATGGACAGCCAATACTTTAGCTGATATTCAAAAGTTAAAAGCATTTAACGTTGATGGTATTATTTCTGATTATCCTGATATTTTAGTGCAGGCGAAATAA